The nucleotide window tttgtatttttatcttCCGATATAAACGAGTGATCATCACATAACAAGAGCGCATCAAATAAGTTAAACCTGGAAGCTGaacgtgtatgtgtatgtgtgtgtgtgtgtgtatatatatatatatatatatatatatatatatacacacacacacacacacacacaaacacacacacacacacacacatatatatatatatatatatatatatatatatatacacacacacacacattttctgTGTATgtcactgccactcaaaagtttgggatcggtaagatttttcatgctttttaaaggagacttttctgctcatcgagGCTGTAATATGTATTACTGTGAAATttgaatgcaatttaaaatagtggttttctatttttatatacttttatttatttctgtgatgcaaagatgaattttcagcatcattactccagtattcagtgcaTGATCTTTACAGAAATCATTcaggaaacagttgtgctgcttaatacttttttcaggattctttgataaataaaacattaaaaagaaaagcatttatttaaaatggaaaacttttgtaacaataaacacctcgttcaaagtttggggtcagtaattttttgaaaaaaaaattgtacttttattcagcaaggatgtgttaaattgataaaaagtgatagtaaagacttttattattgtatattgttagaaaagatttctattttgaataaatgctgttttttttttctttttattcattaaagaatcctgaaaaaagtatcacaggttccaaaaaaatattaagcagcacaactgtttccaacattgataatacaagtaataaatcagtatattagaatgactggagtaatggctgatgaaaattcaactttgcgtcacagaaataaattattatatattattattataaattgttattttgaattgcaataatatttttctgtatttttggtcaaataaatggaactttgatttgcaccctcagattccaatttttttttttaattgttgtatctcggacaaatattgtcctatcataacaaaccatatatcaatggaatgcttatttattcttattatatctttcagatgatgtatatatctaaattttttaaaaatcggcatgtatgtatatatatatatatatatatatatatatatatatatatatatatatttataattcaaaatactcataaaaatatatcttaatgatactaaaataacactgattgatggataaatattggcatgtaaaggAATACTGTAAATGACAACACAATAGAAAAAAAGTAcagattattttaattttgattaaagattaaaatgttttacatttgtgtgtttgtgtttttgtcatgatGTTAAATTAGATGTGTgcttggcctttttttttttcaaaaccagAGGAGCCTCTGAAAATCTGGAGGAATTTATTTGGCAGAAACACAGAGACCTTTGGAGCTGTTCGGTGGAGATGATCAGATGCATGTGTGTCAGTGTGTCAGATGTTTCCACTTGCATGATTTTCAGTGTACAATTCACATAATATATGCCAAAAAAAGTCGGCTCgacattttcttttaaattaattGTGTCGATCCATCTCCAACCGCTAGGGGTCGGGTTAACATTTTACTTTACTGTACGGGTAGGTCCATAGACTGTAGGTCAGGTAGGCCCAGAGCCGTAGAAAGGGTAGGCCTAATTCTCGTGGGCGTGACAAGGAGGCGGTTTCCCGCAATGACGCGTATAGCTCTGTCTATATATATCACTAGAAATTGAAACAAAGTGAAACTATTCCAAAAAAACACGACGACATTTCCTCGCTTCCAAGTTGTTATAGAGGCCGGTAGATTTATTCGGATAGATAAATACAGGTATGTGATGAAAATGCATTTACCTGAACAGTAAATTATTGTTACTTTAAAGGTGTTAATTGATAATGCCATATATAACAACATTTAGGCAGTAGttaatttatttagtactgtcagtttgcattcgGGATATTATCCGAATATCATTTAATCGTTATTATTATATGAGCCTATGAACAAGATGAGAACttatgttacaaattatgttaaaCGGGCATACTATTTAATATTTACAGTTTGCTTTTGATCCGATTCGTTTGTGCGAACTCAAATTGGTACCGAATGCCAATAACCATATTGAGTTTTTTCCACAAATTCCTTAGATACATTTTCTGCATCTGAAGTATTCTATTGATAATAAATAGGTAATAAAGCTGTAGGTTACATCGAGGAGTTTGGAAACCTTATTGCTGTCGGCAGACATTGTTTGCATATTCAAACTAAAAACTTGTTTATTTTCCTTCGTGGGCAATAATATCTTCTCTTACAATATTACCGTATATTACAGTTCTATACGGTGTTTGTAACCATACAGAACAATTTACAGAACAAACGTCTTTCATTCGATTCATTTGTGGTAGGCTACTTATAGGCCTAAATCTAAATCTCAGCTGAAATCGACTTGTCATCAAAATGTGTTACTTTTTTGTCTTATTTGGCAATGTCATTCTTGTAAAAGAGAATtagctttatttattcatttttatcttTAAATAATGATTACTACTTGTTTACTGGTTAGTGATTACTGTAAAGGAGTAGGAAGGCATGGTGACATCTGTATTATGCGATAACGTGAATTCTGCAACAATAACTTGGTGGATTGATTGTAAAAAAGTACAGGCCAGTAGCCAGCGCCTAGCGGAAGGGGGGTGGGGGGCGGGgttgtatttaatttattcattttgctgACTTCTGTCTGTTGGTATtttaatacactgcaaaaatatttttttgtcttatttccagccaaaatatctaaaaaattcttaaatcaagaaggattttctagaagagtaaaaattatcttgttttcagaaaaaaactagtcaaaattaagtgtgtttttgcttgaaacaagcaaaataatctgctaatggggtaaaaaaaaaaaaaaaattattcctgttttctatttgaaataagatttttttttttaccccattggcagattattttgcttgttctaagcaaaagaatcacttaattttggcttgtttttttctgaaaaaaagaaaataatttttacttgtcttgaaaatcCATCTTgctttaagaattttcagatattttgtctggaaacaagacaaaaaataaaataaaaacacacatagGCCTCTAGCACCTCAGTACCATGGTGTAAAAATGAACTACATTTCTAGGTATTTGTATGAAGAACAGTGGTCTTAGTATTAATGCACAAACGCTATAGATTAATCACAGAATACtgtaattatattacattactcctttaatacatttaatatatgtctacattaataatataatacaattcgATATAGGGGAGAGTGCGGGCGTTTGCAACAAGGGGCAGTTGCAACAtggcttatttcttcaagcaggaataagatacagagATAATATTCATACCGCACATGttttattggcccctcatacttcctggaagaaatcagccacatttgatcattccttctacaaaaaatcaatttcatggtaaaaaagtatttttggtcATAGTTGTAGAGCTGTTTGTGTGACGCATtgaaaaacataacattttaatcagtgcGTTCTGAGCTTCTAATAGGCATAGTAAGAGTGTGTCAATgatattgtaattttataatgataataataatgaacccctttaatagttagttctctctccttttttaagtgaatagataaaaaatctacttgttactaaagaatgtttttcatttactattccttgtttttttttacagccaatttgccttattaaagaccctgactgtgcacaaataaaataaagaaaaagcaaATTGacatttaagaatgatttaattacattttattgactgttgcaactgtcccctattgtggggacagttgcaacatttctctttgtctatttaagtgtaaattgtacgtatattatcatatgtacacatgttgcagAAATATGcgtgagtagctgacagatgtggctttattgtattaaaatttcggctTACAAACcgtctctgagaaactaaaggaaatgcaaaaagtgttgtaACTGTCCCCTCTCTCCCCTATCCCACGTTTCTGTTGcaataccatggtgcagttagtgTTAGGCCTATACAATAAAATAAGTCCATGGTAAATGATTCTGACTATCGTTGCGCGCAGCGTTTATCCGGTTTGTCAGCGCTGTTTCATGTCATAAATCGACAAGTCATTTATGTTCTTCACTGATTTCAAGCGCTTCTGCTTCTCACAGCGCTGTTTAGAGCTCCAGAGTAACCTGCACTAGTAAACTTGCGCTCTGCTGCTGATTGAACTTTGATCCGAGCGGATGAAAGGCCCTTGTGGCGCACGCGCTTCAAATGACTATAGCGTATTTAATTCATAGCGCAATTCTGTCTTTCCTTCCCCAGatttaagacctcttgaaattataattaagacatTTATACTAATTAAGTTATTTAATACTTTTTGGTAATGCTttaaaagaacacttattttaaaaaacatacttaaaTTCTGGACCTTTGGCAGTGTGGGGTGGGTTCGAACCACCCGAACCTCCCCTGGCTACGGGACTGAAGAAATGGAAGAACCCCTCTCAAAAACAACACCGAAGCGCAGACATGGTAGAAGAGACAGCATTGATTTGCCGCCATGTAAGTCTTTGTGGTCTGAACTTACagtataatgttttgtttttttcagttcaCTTCATTACATTACAATGTTTTGGTAGTTTTAAAGAATATTAGGATTAGGAGtgttaacattattatttaatgCAAGTAATTTCCCTCATTTTACAGTTATGAATCTCGACAGCATTCCTCTTTTGACTGAGGAGTGCAAGTGTCCAGTATGTCTGGATGTGATTAGAGATCCGGTCACCACTAAATGTGGACACAACTTTTGCAAGAGTTGTCTGACAGAATGCTGGGACAAGAGTCAGGATTACACATGCCCATATTGTAAAGAAACATTTGGCGAAAGACCTGATTTAAAGAGCAACACAGTTCTTAGAGAAATTGTGAAACTCTCTGAGACAGGTAGGCATATATTTCAAAGttaaaatcatttattaaaaaaatgtagagTGCAACAGAGTTTTATAAATGTGCACAAAACTTATTGTAGCCTGCACGATATTTGCTAGAACAGAAAAATCTGCATTTTAAAACTCCTGAAACGAAGACATTTCTTTTGCTTTCAGTCCTGTTCTGCACCAGTGGTCCATTATCTGAGGAGCTCCAGTGTTCCATCTGTCTGGATGTATTTGATAATCCAGTCACCACTCCATGTGGACACAACTTCTGTAAGACCTGCCTGGAAATGTTCTGGGACATCAGGCAGAGCTGTACCTGTCCCTTTTGTAAAGAAACATTCAACAAATATCCTGACCTAAGGTGCAACACCGCTCTTAAAGCGATTGTGCAACTCTTTGAGAAAAACACAGGTAAATATATTTGCGTTTTCATTATGTGAATTTTAGCCAGCATGCTGTTTAGATTAGTGACAAAAGTATTGTATAAATCGAGCATTTACCTTGTGATGTCTGTAAGATGgcacatttgtttatttattaagtgCATTTTTATTGTTGATATTATAAAGGATATAAAAGGGAACCtatgatgacagaatattcaaAACCAATGGAAATTGAGGACCAAGAGGAGACTCTGTGCAAACCTTCAGGTAATCCGTAATAAACTGAAGTCTTCTATTCTTCTcataaaaatacactaccagtcaaaagtttttgaacagtaagatgtgtaatgtttttttaaagacatctcatctgctcaccaagcctgcatttatttaataaaagtacagcaaaaacagtaacatattgacatatttttactatttaaaacaattgttttattttcaaatgtaatttattccagtagTTTCAAAGGCGAATTgctagcagcattactccagtaacatgatccttcagaaatcattctaatattcagatttgctgctgaaatatgataatattaataataataaatgtaccttgaacagcaaatcagcatattagaatgatttctgagggatcatgtgacagtgaagacagaagtaatgatgttgaaaatgtagctttgttttTGGAATGTATGTTAAgtcacttttcttttcttttctttacagTAATGGCTTCCTCTAGCAGTGTCCTGACTGAAAACCTTCAGTGTTTCATTTGTCTGGAGGTGTCCACTCATCCCATGATGACCCCATGTGGACATAGCTTCTGTAAGGCCTGCCTGAAGGAATGCTGGGAAAGCAGTCATGACAATACATGTCCATGCTGTAAAGAAAATTTCACTAAGAGCGTGGATCTTAGAGATCTTGAGCAGCTGTTGTCTCACTCTGAAATCCTGAAGTGTCAGAGCTCTTACAACGAGACTAAACCGGAGCCTCGTGAGAAAGCTGTAAACATAAAGGAAGTCGTGATGACTGACCTTCTGGAGGATATTGATCCTAAATTAGTGCAGAAACATAACAGAGCTTTGGAGATGTTCTGTGGAGATGATCAGATGTCTGGATGTCATTCCTGGACTGAGGAAGACCACAATACCTACAACACTGTTCTTGCAGAAGTCAAGAGTAAAGAGGAGAAGGTAACAAAGAATGATCATTTACATACAACAAAAACGAAAAGTAATTAGATATCTTAAAACATAGCATCTGTGTTTTCGTCTCTTATCAGACTCAGGAGATGCACAAGCTTGTGCAGCAGATGATCCTAAACAAAATGAAGAAATATGAAAAAATCCAACATTTTGAAATGAAAGTGAGCAAAGTGAGTCTTACAAcatattattcatttatataaaaattattatcaATCCATGTTCCAAAACATTTGtcctatgtaaaaaaaaaaactattatattatattttattacacggctctttggaatgcttgattctgattggtcagttgagacatttgcaggttcgttcttttcaaataatctccgctccaaagtaataacgcatagccggtactacttgtatgtttaaaatccctccgtgccaacaaagattaccgtttggcgccatcttgtgacaaacactggacaaccacaattaacaatggaaaatttcgacattaatctatttaaatggtcttactaacgtacatagtttgaatgttagtcacgtggtactatatcgtttcgcggaaggataaaaatgttaatttaaaacaaatatgccaataaaaggtttcaaattcatattcatgtccagttctcttacgagaggtctctcgtactgcgtaagcgtaagcttacgcttggggaaaatcctttccgcgagagatattgaagccaaaaaattatccttaattttgtattaatgtaaaacgcgttgccgcagtgagcagacataggcgaggcgtattgcgtgcctattggctgctctgcagcaactgcagcacctatcgagcgaggcttggcgcgaaaccagctccaatgagggcatttcgcgcctaatacgtcatctcccgccgaaagtggcgtgatccaagcctataaatatcgctcgaaggcagctacactctgattttttcatccttcaagcgaagctcacgcatcgctggagccggagaagaagccgccgtcgactgcaagcatctcagcgggacgagccattggaactgctggccacgccgccttccgtgccttcctgctgcgctttccggcgcctatatcctttataatcctttataatctacagtgtgtgtcgccgctgcgatacacactgtttctctaagagagcaaagtgtctttttaaagatgctttcatacggctcgtgcagatgccaatggcgactctgaggacttgccttgccttcttcactgagactgctcccccgaccgcgcggtgtcgcgccgtaaaaagcgctgtgcccagcgggccccggacccttcctccagccgacaaagctcgccggttcgcccgcctgcttcatcgacctcgtcagcctctgttccggacgtaaagcggccgctgtatgccaccgcttccatcgacgccgctgacgaggggggccatgaaggaggaagaggatttccgtttcccgccaaagcgggaacgcgcatgctgctcagaagaggcgatagcagcccacttatgtctgccctccgctggacggcgtgctaagtcggccctcccctctaaagcttgccgtcagacgtcaaacctgcttcgccgcgctctcgccgccgcctagccgcgtcagcgctgcgtaacatggtctctcaccgttgctgagaggcacccgtggttaacgatttctgacgtttttctcgtctggccgccgccccgccagacgcggcccgcggcccaggattgagttgaaacctgagcctccgaaatcgtcctagcacatctgggaaaacgacagtgtacgagtcccgcggttgccggacccccaccaaagttattcgctcgtccagttccaggaaatgtgacttcc belongs to Garra rufa chromosome 3, GarRuf1.0, whole genome shotgun sequence and includes:
- the LOC141331281 gene encoding uncharacterized protein isoform X1, whose translation is MEEPLSKTTPKRRHGRRDSIDLPPFMNLDSIPLLTEECKCPVCLDVIRDPVTTKCGHNFCKSCLTECWDKSQDYTCPYCKETFGERPDLKSNTVLREIVKLSETVLFCTSGPLSEELQCSICLDVFDNPVTTPCGHNFCKTCLEMFWDIRQSCTCPFCKETFNKYPDLRCNTALKAIVQLFEKNTGYKREPMMTEYSKPMEIEDQEETLCKPSVMASSSSVLTENLQCFICLEVSTHPMMTPCGHSFCKACLKECWESSHDNTCPCCKENFTKSVDLRDLEQLLSHSEILKCQSSYNETKPEPREKAVNIKEVVMTDLLEDIDPKLVQKHNRALEMFCGDDQMSGCHSWTEEDHNTYNTVLAEVKSKEEKTQEMHKLVQQMILNKMKKYEKIQHFEMKVSKKNKNKGKEEADNIELSTDLNNFIEKCQTQEMKMHKLVQQIIQDTMKKKIEIKHSEMKMSKKNEEREKADNTEISTDLKYSIEKYQTCVHQIIQDTMKKNIEYEIKMSKTEKAGNIELCNDLNYSTEKYQMTLSERWAKTRIKFLLFLLP
- the LOC141331281 gene encoding uncharacterized protein isoform X3 — encoded protein: MEEPLSKTTPKRRHGRRDSIDLPPFMNLDSIPLLTEECKCPVCLDVIRDPVTTKCGHNFCKSCLTECWDKSQDYTCPYCKETFGERPDLKSNTVLREIVKLSETVLFCTSGPLSEELQCSICLDVFDNPVTTPCGHNFCKTCLEMFWDIRQSCTCPFCKETFNKYPDLRCNTALKAIVQLFEKNTGYKREPMMTEYSKPMEIEDQEETLCKPSVMASSSSVLTENLQCFICLEVSTHPMMTPCGHSFCKACLKECWESSHDNTCPCCKENFTKSVDLRDLEQLLSHSEILKCQSSYNETKPEPREKAVNIKEVVMTDLLEDIDPKLVQKHNRALEMFCGDDQMSGCHSWTEEDHNTYNTVLAEVKSKEEKTQEMHKLVQQMILNKMKKYEKIQHFEMKVSKKNKNKGKEEADNIELSTDLNNFIEKCQTQEMKMHKLVQQIIQDTMKKKIEIKHSEMKMSKTEKAGNIELCNDLNYSTEKYQMTLSERWAKTRIKFLLFLLP
- the LOC141331281 gene encoding uncharacterized protein isoform X2, which codes for MEEPLSKTTPKRRHGRRDSIDLPPFMNLDSIPLLTEECKCPVCLDVIRDPVTTKCGHNFCKSCLTECWDKSQDYTCPYCKETFGERPDLKSNTVLREIVKLSETVLFCTSGPLSEELQCSICLDVFDNPVTTPCGHNFCKTCLEMFWDIRQSCTCPFCKETFNKYPDLRCNTALKAIVQLFEKNTGYKREPMMTEYSKPMEIEDQEETLCKPSVMASSSSVLTENLQCFICLEVSTHPMMTPCGHSFCKACLKECWESSHDNTCPCCKENFTKSVDLRDLEQLLSHSEILKCQSSYNETKPEPREKAVNIKEVVMTDLLEDIDPKLVQKHNRALEMFCGDDQMSGCHSWTEEDHNTYNTVLAEVKSKEEKTQEMHKLVQQMILNKMKKYEKIQHFEMKVSKTQEMKMHKLVQQIIQDTMKKKIEIKHSEMKMSKKNEEREKADNTEISTDLKYSIEKYQTCVHQIIQDTMKKNIEYEIKMSKTEKAGNIELCNDLNYSTEKYQMTLSERWAKTRIKFLLFLLP
- the LOC141331281 gene encoding uncharacterized protein isoform X4; the encoded protein is MEEPLSKTTPKRRHGRRDSIDLPPFMNLDSIPLLTEECKCPVCLDVIRDPVTTKCGHNFCKSCLTECWDKSQDYTCPYCKETFGERPDLKSNTVLREIVKLSETVLFCTSGPLSEELQCSICLDVFDNPVTTPCGHNFCKTCLEMFWDIRQSCTCPFCKETFNKYPDLRCNTALKAIVQLFEKNTGYKREPMMTEYSKPMEIEDQEETLCKPSVMASSSSVLTENLQCFICLEVSTHPMMTPCGHSFCKACLKECWESSHDNTCPCCKENFTKSVDLRDLEQLLSHSEILKCQSSYNETKPEPREKAVNIKEVVMTDLLEDIDPKLVQKHNRALEMFCGDDQMSGCHSWTEEDHNTYNTVLAEVKSKEEKTQEMHKLVQQMILNKMKKYEKIQHFEMKVSKKNEEREKADNTEISTDLKYSIEKYQTCVHQIIQDTMKKNIEYEIKMSKTEKAGNIELCNDLNYSTEKYQMTLSERWAKTRIKFLLFLLP